In one window of Henckelia pumila isolate YLH828 chromosome 1, ASM3356847v2, whole genome shotgun sequence DNA:
- the LOC140880108 gene encoding E3 ubiquitin-protein ligase JMJ24 isoform X2 — protein MDHPRLSSGVGEDNIGIPDDLRCKRSDGKQWRCTAMSMPDKTVCEKHYIQAKKRAANSAMRASMKKTKRKFTGESDVYLESKSDEMDLPLSAQFGDYSGSASGTKKKDKLPKGQVNYSPEMPSGRSFSARSSLRSTDDLDGSEYEESRRSCRTPPTSAVDSSRSRSQKTFEETSDGSLESSDDTRGQPCHQCRRDDREMIWCLKCDRRGYCDSCISTWYAGIPAEEIQRVCPACRGTCSCRVCLRGDNLIKTRIREIPAKEKLQYLYSLLSAVLPIVKQIHSEQCSEVETEKRLRGNEIDLVRTKINADEQMCCNSCRMPIVDYHRHCTKCSYDMCLNCCKDMRKASNPSVKVEMKQITGESNDRVEVMMSEHIKLSDMKLNLFRRYPDWKANADGSISCPKKEYGGCGSDLLTLKRIFKMNWVAKLVKNVEEMVSGCKVCNSDSLEKTGFEPRLCQDANKEKDDNLLYHPSSQDVKNGGLGDFRMHWNKGKPVIIKEICGTSAMSIWDPMVIWNGIKEMNEEKTKAADKVVKAVDYFGLTEIDIELGEFMKGYFDGRINENGRPQLLKLKDWPCPSASEEFLLCHRSEFINQLPLLEFIHSKWGLLNVAAKLPHYSLQNDVGPKIFITYGIHEEIGRGDSTDNLRLTMRDMVFLLVHTSEVELQGMPTKIDRTQKSGGISAEEQSRSSPEIHSKSLPSGEDDPVTTVHPNDTVNRDGDETNKSYLDKETTINYAENRAGENISHKSQVGALWDVFHRKDVPLLNEYIRNHWKELGRADSIFDDNVSQSLYDGVIYLNRHHIRQLKEEFEVEPWSFEHHIGEAIFIPAGCPFQARHIQSSVQLGLDFLSPESLPEAVKLSEEIRGLPNDHEAKLQILEVGKISLYAASSAIREVQKIVLDPKLGPELCFEDPNLTALVSKHLESMVKQRQVTCA, from the exons ATGGACCATCCACGGTTGTCCTCTGGAGTAGGTGAGGACAATATTGGGATTCCTGATGATTTGCGGTGTAAAAGGTCCGATGGGAAACAATGGAGATGCACCGCCATGTCCATGCCTGATAAGACTGTTTGCGAAAAGCATTACATCCAGGCAAAGAAGAGGGCAGCAAATTCTGCAATGCGTGCAAGTATGAAGAAGACTAAGAGGAAATTTACGGGTGAAAGTGATGTCTACTTGGAAAGCAAGAGTGATGAAATGGATCTACCGCTCAGTGCACAATTTGGGGACTATTCTGGCTCGGCGTCTGGGACGAAGAAAAAGGATAAATTACCGAAAGGACAGGTTAATTATTCACCTGAAATGCCCTCAGGAAGGAGCTTTTCAGCTCGAAGTTCTCTAAGGTCAACCGATGACCTTGACGGATCAGAGTATGAGGAGAGTCGAAGGTCTTGTAGAACACCACCAACATCTGCCGTTGATTCATCCAGAAGCAGATCACAAAAGACATTTGAG GAGACTTCTGATGGAAGCTTGGAATCTTCTGATGATACTAGGGGACAACCTTGCCATCAATGTCGTCGCGATGACAGGGAAATGATTTGGTGCCTTAAATGTGATAGAAGAGGATATTGTGACAGTTGTATCTCTACTTG GTATGCTGGCATCCCAGCGGAGGAGATTCAAAGGGTTTGTCCTGCATGTCGTGGTACATGCAGTTGTAGGGTTTGCTTACGAGGGGATAATCTAATTAAG ACAAGGATACGCGAGATACCAGCCAAAGAAAAATTGCAGTACCTCTACAGTCTTTTATCTGCTGTACTTCCGATAGTGAAGCAGATCCATTCTGAACAGTGTTCTGAGGTAGAGACGGAAAAAAGACTTCGAG GAAACGAAATAGACCTTGTGAGGACTAAAATAAATGCTGATGAGCAAATGTGTTG TAATTCCTGCAGGATGCCCATCGTTGATTATCATCGACATTGCACAAAGTGCTCATATGATATGTGCCTTAACTGCTGCAAAGATATGAGAAAAGCATCAAACCCATCAGTAAAGGTGGAAATGAAACAGATCACCGGTGAAAGTAATGATCGAGTTGAAGTAATGATGTCTGAGCACATAAAGTTATCGGATATGAAGTTAAATTTGTTTAGAAGATATCCTGATTGGAAAGCTAATGCTGATGGCAGCATTTCATGCCCTAAAAAGGAATACGGGGGGTGTGGATCTGACCTTTTAACTTTGAAGCGCATATTTAAGATGAATTGGGTCGCAAAACTTGTAAAAAATGTTGAAGAAATGGTAAGTGGTTGCAAGGTTTGTAATTCTGATAGCCTGGAGAAAACTGGATTTGAACCAAGGCTATGCCAGGATGCTAATAAAGAGAAAGATGATAACCTTCTGTATCATCCATCTTCACAAGATGTTAAAAATGGAGGGCTTGGAGACTTTAGAATGCACTGGAACAAGGGGAAACCTGTTATCATTAAGGAGATTTGTGGTACATCTGCAATGTCCATCTGGGATCCCATGGTCATATGGAATGGAATTAAGGAGATGAACGAAGAGAAAACTAAAGCTGCCGACAAAGTTGTGAAAGCTGTTGATTACTTTGGCTTGACTGAG ATTGATATTGAACTTGGGGAGTTTATGAAAGGATATTTTGATGGTAGAATTAATGAAAATGGTCGGCCACAGTTATTAAAATTGAAGGATTGGCCTTGTCCGAGTGCTTCAGAAGAGTTTTTGTTGTGCCATAGATCTGAATTCATCAATCAACTCCCCTTGCTCGAGTTCATCCATTCCAAGTGGGGTCTCTTAAATGTTGCTGCAAAATTGCCTCATTATTCCTTGCAGAACGACGTGGGTCCAAAGATATTTATTACTTATGGGATACACGAAGAGATTGGTCGGGGTGATTCGACAGATAATCTTCGTCTTACTATGCGTGACATG GTATTCCTTTTGGTTCATACTAGTGAAGTGGAGTTACAAGGTATGCCTACTAAGATTGATAGGACACAAAAGTCTGGGGGAATATCTGCTGAAGAACAATCACGTAGTAGCCCTGAAATTCACTCAAAATCATTACCTAGTGGAGAGGATGATCCTGTCACAACCGTTCATCCAAATGATACGGTGAACAGGGATGGTGACGAAACAAACAAAAGTTATCTTGACAAAGAGACGACCATCAATTATGCTGAGAACAGAGCTGGAGAGAACATTTCTCACAAATCTCAAGTTGGAGCTTTATGGGATGTGTTCCACCGAAAGGATGTGCCCCTACTGAATGAGTATATAAGAAATCACTGGAAGGAACTTGGGAGGGCAGACAGTATCTTTGATGATAAT GTATCCCAGTCTCTTTATGATGGGGTGATATATTTGAATAGGCATCACATAAGACAGCTGAAAGAAGAATTCG AAGTGGAGCCTTGGTCATTTGAACATCATATAGGTGAAGCTATCTTCATCCCTGCTGGATGTCCTTTCCAAGCAAGGCATATTCAG TCGTCAGTTCAGTTGGGCCTCGATTTTCTCTCTCCTGAAAGTCTACCAGAGGCTGTAAAATTGTCTGAAGAAATTCGAGGTCTTCCAAATGACCATGAAGCAAAACTTCAAATATTGGAG GTGGGAAAAATATCATTATACGCAGCAAGTTCAGCCATCAGAGAAGTTCAGAAGATAGTTCTCGATCCAAA ACTCGGCcctgaactttgttttgaggatCCTAATCTAACCGCGTTAGTGTCAAAACATTTGGAAAGCATGGTTAAACAGAGGCAGGTCACTTGTGCTTGA
- the LOC140880108 gene encoding E3 ubiquitin-protein ligase JMJ24 isoform X3 has protein sequence MDHPRLSSGVGEDNIGIPDDLRCKRSDGKQWRCTAMSMPDKTVCEKHYIQAKKRAANSAMRASMKKTKRKFTGESDVYLESKSDEMDLPLSAQFGDYSGSASGTKKKDKLPKGQVNYSPEMPSGRSFSARSSLRSTDDLDGSEYEESRRSCRTPPTSAVDSSRSRSQKTFETSDGSLESSDDTRGQPCHQCRRDDREMIWCLKCDRRGYCDSCISTWYAGIPAEEIQRVCPACRGTCSCRVCLRGDNLIKTRIREIPAKEKLQYLYSLLSAVLPIVKQIHSEQCSEVETEKRLRGNEIDLVRTKINADEQMCCNSCRMPIVDYHRHCTKCSYDMCLNCCKDMRKASNPSVKVEMKQITGESNDRVEVMMSEHIKLSDMKLNLFRRYPDWKANADGSISCPKKEYGGCGSDLLTLKRIFKMNWVAKLVKNVEEMVSGCKVCNSDSLEKTGFEPRLCQDANKEKDDNLLYHPSSQDVKNGGLGDFRMHWNKGKPVIIKEICGTSAMSIWDPMVIWNGIKEMNEEKTKAADKVVKAVDYFGLTEIDIELGEFMKGYFDGRINENGRPQLLKLKDWPCPSASEEFLLCHRSEFINQLPLLEFIHSKWGLLNVAAKLPHYSLQNDVGPKIFITYGIHEEIGRGDSTDNLRLTMRDMVFLLVHTSEVELQGMPTKIDRTQKSGGISAEEQSRSSPEIHSKSLPSGEDDPVTTVHPNDTVNRDGDETNKSYLDKETTINYAENRAGENISHKSQVGALWDVFHRKDVPLLNEYIRNHWKELGRADSIFDDNVSQSLYDGVIYLNRHHIRQLKEEFEVEPWSFEHHIGEAIFIPAGCPFQARHIQSSVQLGLDFLSPESLPEAVKLSEEIRGLPNDHEAKLQILEVGKISLYAASSAIREVQKIVLDPKLGPELCFEDPNLTALVSKHLESMVKQRQVTCA, from the exons ATGGACCATCCACGGTTGTCCTCTGGAGTAGGTGAGGACAATATTGGGATTCCTGATGATTTGCGGTGTAAAAGGTCCGATGGGAAACAATGGAGATGCACCGCCATGTCCATGCCTGATAAGACTGTTTGCGAAAAGCATTACATCCAGGCAAAGAAGAGGGCAGCAAATTCTGCAATGCGTGCAAGTATGAAGAAGACTAAGAGGAAATTTACGGGTGAAAGTGATGTCTACTTGGAAAGCAAGAGTGATGAAATGGATCTACCGCTCAGTGCACAATTTGGGGACTATTCTGGCTCGGCGTCTGGGACGAAGAAAAAGGATAAATTACCGAAAGGACAGGTTAATTATTCACCTGAAATGCCCTCAGGAAGGAGCTTTTCAGCTCGAAGTTCTCTAAGGTCAACCGATGACCTTGACGGATCAGAGTATGAGGAGAGTCGAAGGTCTTGTAGAACACCACCAACATCTGCCGTTGATTCATCCAGAAGCAGATCACAAAAGACATTTGAG ACTTCTGATGGAAGCTTGGAATCTTCTGATGATACTAGGGGACAACCTTGCCATCAATGTCGTCGCGATGACAGGGAAATGATTTGGTGCCTTAAATGTGATAGAAGAGGATATTGTGACAGTTGTATCTCTACTTG GTATGCTGGCATCCCAGCGGAGGAGATTCAAAGGGTTTGTCCTGCATGTCGTGGTACATGCAGTTGTAGGGTTTGCTTACGAGGGGATAATCTAATTAAG ACAAGGATACGCGAGATACCAGCCAAAGAAAAATTGCAGTACCTCTACAGTCTTTTATCTGCTGTACTTCCGATAGTGAAGCAGATCCATTCTGAACAGTGTTCTGAGGTAGAGACGGAAAAAAGACTTCGAG GAAACGAAATAGACCTTGTGAGGACTAAAATAAATGCTGATGAGCAAATGTGTTG TAATTCCTGCAGGATGCCCATCGTTGATTATCATCGACATTGCACAAAGTGCTCATATGATATGTGCCTTAACTGCTGCAAAGATATGAGAAAAGCATCAAACCCATCAGTAAAGGTGGAAATGAAACAGATCACCGGTGAAAGTAATGATCGAGTTGAAGTAATGATGTCTGAGCACATAAAGTTATCGGATATGAAGTTAAATTTGTTTAGAAGATATCCTGATTGGAAAGCTAATGCTGATGGCAGCATTTCATGCCCTAAAAAGGAATACGGGGGGTGTGGATCTGACCTTTTAACTTTGAAGCGCATATTTAAGATGAATTGGGTCGCAAAACTTGTAAAAAATGTTGAAGAAATGGTAAGTGGTTGCAAGGTTTGTAATTCTGATAGCCTGGAGAAAACTGGATTTGAACCAAGGCTATGCCAGGATGCTAATAAAGAGAAAGATGATAACCTTCTGTATCATCCATCTTCACAAGATGTTAAAAATGGAGGGCTTGGAGACTTTAGAATGCACTGGAACAAGGGGAAACCTGTTATCATTAAGGAGATTTGTGGTACATCTGCAATGTCCATCTGGGATCCCATGGTCATATGGAATGGAATTAAGGAGATGAACGAAGAGAAAACTAAAGCTGCCGACAAAGTTGTGAAAGCTGTTGATTACTTTGGCTTGACTGAG ATTGATATTGAACTTGGGGAGTTTATGAAAGGATATTTTGATGGTAGAATTAATGAAAATGGTCGGCCACAGTTATTAAAATTGAAGGATTGGCCTTGTCCGAGTGCTTCAGAAGAGTTTTTGTTGTGCCATAGATCTGAATTCATCAATCAACTCCCCTTGCTCGAGTTCATCCATTCCAAGTGGGGTCTCTTAAATGTTGCTGCAAAATTGCCTCATTATTCCTTGCAGAACGACGTGGGTCCAAAGATATTTATTACTTATGGGATACACGAAGAGATTGGTCGGGGTGATTCGACAGATAATCTTCGTCTTACTATGCGTGACATG GTATTCCTTTTGGTTCATACTAGTGAAGTGGAGTTACAAGGTATGCCTACTAAGATTGATAGGACACAAAAGTCTGGGGGAATATCTGCTGAAGAACAATCACGTAGTAGCCCTGAAATTCACTCAAAATCATTACCTAGTGGAGAGGATGATCCTGTCACAACCGTTCATCCAAATGATACGGTGAACAGGGATGGTGACGAAACAAACAAAAGTTATCTTGACAAAGAGACGACCATCAATTATGCTGAGAACAGAGCTGGAGAGAACATTTCTCACAAATCTCAAGTTGGAGCTTTATGGGATGTGTTCCACCGAAAGGATGTGCCCCTACTGAATGAGTATATAAGAAATCACTGGAAGGAACTTGGGAGGGCAGACAGTATCTTTGATGATAAT GTATCCCAGTCTCTTTATGATGGGGTGATATATTTGAATAGGCATCACATAAGACAGCTGAAAGAAGAATTCG AAGTGGAGCCTTGGTCATTTGAACATCATATAGGTGAAGCTATCTTCATCCCTGCTGGATGTCCTTTCCAAGCAAGGCATATTCAG TCGTCAGTTCAGTTGGGCCTCGATTTTCTCTCTCCTGAAAGTCTACCAGAGGCTGTAAAATTGTCTGAAGAAATTCGAGGTCTTCCAAATGACCATGAAGCAAAACTTCAAATATTGGAG GTGGGAAAAATATCATTATACGCAGCAAGTTCAGCCATCAGAGAAGTTCAGAAGATAGTTCTCGATCCAAA ACTCGGCcctgaactttgttttgaggatCCTAATCTAACCGCGTTAGTGTCAAAACATTTGGAAAGCATGGTTAAACAGAGGCAGGTCACTTGTGCTTGA
- the LOC140880108 gene encoding E3 ubiquitin-protein ligase JMJ24 isoform X1: protein MDHPRLSSGVGEDNIGIPDDLRCKRSDGKQWRCTAMSMPDKTVCEKHYIQAKKRAANSAMRASMKKTKRKFTGESDVYLESKSDEMDLPLSAQFGDYSGSASGTKKKDKLPKGQVNYSPEMPSGRSFSARSSLRSTDDLDGSEYEESRRSCRTPPTSAVDSSRSRSQKTFEVSPKMETSDGSLESSDDTRGQPCHQCRRDDREMIWCLKCDRRGYCDSCISTWYAGIPAEEIQRVCPACRGTCSCRVCLRGDNLIKTRIREIPAKEKLQYLYSLLSAVLPIVKQIHSEQCSEVETEKRLRGNEIDLVRTKINADEQMCCNSCRMPIVDYHRHCTKCSYDMCLNCCKDMRKASNPSVKVEMKQITGESNDRVEVMMSEHIKLSDMKLNLFRRYPDWKANADGSISCPKKEYGGCGSDLLTLKRIFKMNWVAKLVKNVEEMVSGCKVCNSDSLEKTGFEPRLCQDANKEKDDNLLYHPSSQDVKNGGLGDFRMHWNKGKPVIIKEICGTSAMSIWDPMVIWNGIKEMNEEKTKAADKVVKAVDYFGLTEIDIELGEFMKGYFDGRINENGRPQLLKLKDWPCPSASEEFLLCHRSEFINQLPLLEFIHSKWGLLNVAAKLPHYSLQNDVGPKIFITYGIHEEIGRGDSTDNLRLTMRDMVFLLVHTSEVELQGMPTKIDRTQKSGGISAEEQSRSSPEIHSKSLPSGEDDPVTTVHPNDTVNRDGDETNKSYLDKETTINYAENRAGENISHKSQVGALWDVFHRKDVPLLNEYIRNHWKELGRADSIFDDNVSQSLYDGVIYLNRHHIRQLKEEFEVEPWSFEHHIGEAIFIPAGCPFQARHIQSSVQLGLDFLSPESLPEAVKLSEEIRGLPNDHEAKLQILEVGKISLYAASSAIREVQKIVLDPKLGPELCFEDPNLTALVSKHLESMVKQRQVTCA from the exons ATGGACCATCCACGGTTGTCCTCTGGAGTAGGTGAGGACAATATTGGGATTCCTGATGATTTGCGGTGTAAAAGGTCCGATGGGAAACAATGGAGATGCACCGCCATGTCCATGCCTGATAAGACTGTTTGCGAAAAGCATTACATCCAGGCAAAGAAGAGGGCAGCAAATTCTGCAATGCGTGCAAGTATGAAGAAGACTAAGAGGAAATTTACGGGTGAAAGTGATGTCTACTTGGAAAGCAAGAGTGATGAAATGGATCTACCGCTCAGTGCACAATTTGGGGACTATTCTGGCTCGGCGTCTGGGACGAAGAAAAAGGATAAATTACCGAAAGGACAGGTTAATTATTCACCTGAAATGCCCTCAGGAAGGAGCTTTTCAGCTCGAAGTTCTCTAAGGTCAACCGATGACCTTGACGGATCAGAGTATGAGGAGAGTCGAAGGTCTTGTAGAACACCACCAACATCTGCCGTTGATTCATCCAGAAGCAGATCACAAAAGACATTTGAGGTTAGTCCTAAAATG GAGACTTCTGATGGAAGCTTGGAATCTTCTGATGATACTAGGGGACAACCTTGCCATCAATGTCGTCGCGATGACAGGGAAATGATTTGGTGCCTTAAATGTGATAGAAGAGGATATTGTGACAGTTGTATCTCTACTTG GTATGCTGGCATCCCAGCGGAGGAGATTCAAAGGGTTTGTCCTGCATGTCGTGGTACATGCAGTTGTAGGGTTTGCTTACGAGGGGATAATCTAATTAAG ACAAGGATACGCGAGATACCAGCCAAAGAAAAATTGCAGTACCTCTACAGTCTTTTATCTGCTGTACTTCCGATAGTGAAGCAGATCCATTCTGAACAGTGTTCTGAGGTAGAGACGGAAAAAAGACTTCGAG GAAACGAAATAGACCTTGTGAGGACTAAAATAAATGCTGATGAGCAAATGTGTTG TAATTCCTGCAGGATGCCCATCGTTGATTATCATCGACATTGCACAAAGTGCTCATATGATATGTGCCTTAACTGCTGCAAAGATATGAGAAAAGCATCAAACCCATCAGTAAAGGTGGAAATGAAACAGATCACCGGTGAAAGTAATGATCGAGTTGAAGTAATGATGTCTGAGCACATAAAGTTATCGGATATGAAGTTAAATTTGTTTAGAAGATATCCTGATTGGAAAGCTAATGCTGATGGCAGCATTTCATGCCCTAAAAAGGAATACGGGGGGTGTGGATCTGACCTTTTAACTTTGAAGCGCATATTTAAGATGAATTGGGTCGCAAAACTTGTAAAAAATGTTGAAGAAATGGTAAGTGGTTGCAAGGTTTGTAATTCTGATAGCCTGGAGAAAACTGGATTTGAACCAAGGCTATGCCAGGATGCTAATAAAGAGAAAGATGATAACCTTCTGTATCATCCATCTTCACAAGATGTTAAAAATGGAGGGCTTGGAGACTTTAGAATGCACTGGAACAAGGGGAAACCTGTTATCATTAAGGAGATTTGTGGTACATCTGCAATGTCCATCTGGGATCCCATGGTCATATGGAATGGAATTAAGGAGATGAACGAAGAGAAAACTAAAGCTGCCGACAAAGTTGTGAAAGCTGTTGATTACTTTGGCTTGACTGAG ATTGATATTGAACTTGGGGAGTTTATGAAAGGATATTTTGATGGTAGAATTAATGAAAATGGTCGGCCACAGTTATTAAAATTGAAGGATTGGCCTTGTCCGAGTGCTTCAGAAGAGTTTTTGTTGTGCCATAGATCTGAATTCATCAATCAACTCCCCTTGCTCGAGTTCATCCATTCCAAGTGGGGTCTCTTAAATGTTGCTGCAAAATTGCCTCATTATTCCTTGCAGAACGACGTGGGTCCAAAGATATTTATTACTTATGGGATACACGAAGAGATTGGTCGGGGTGATTCGACAGATAATCTTCGTCTTACTATGCGTGACATG GTATTCCTTTTGGTTCATACTAGTGAAGTGGAGTTACAAGGTATGCCTACTAAGATTGATAGGACACAAAAGTCTGGGGGAATATCTGCTGAAGAACAATCACGTAGTAGCCCTGAAATTCACTCAAAATCATTACCTAGTGGAGAGGATGATCCTGTCACAACCGTTCATCCAAATGATACGGTGAACAGGGATGGTGACGAAACAAACAAAAGTTATCTTGACAAAGAGACGACCATCAATTATGCTGAGAACAGAGCTGGAGAGAACATTTCTCACAAATCTCAAGTTGGAGCTTTATGGGATGTGTTCCACCGAAAGGATGTGCCCCTACTGAATGAGTATATAAGAAATCACTGGAAGGAACTTGGGAGGGCAGACAGTATCTTTGATGATAAT GTATCCCAGTCTCTTTATGATGGGGTGATATATTTGAATAGGCATCACATAAGACAGCTGAAAGAAGAATTCG AAGTGGAGCCTTGGTCATTTGAACATCATATAGGTGAAGCTATCTTCATCCCTGCTGGATGTCCTTTCCAAGCAAGGCATATTCAG TCGTCAGTTCAGTTGGGCCTCGATTTTCTCTCTCCTGAAAGTCTACCAGAGGCTGTAAAATTGTCTGAAGAAATTCGAGGTCTTCCAAATGACCATGAAGCAAAACTTCAAATATTGGAG GTGGGAAAAATATCATTATACGCAGCAAGTTCAGCCATCAGAGAAGTTCAGAAGATAGTTCTCGATCCAAA ACTCGGCcctgaactttgttttgaggatCCTAATCTAACCGCGTTAGTGTCAAAACATTTGGAAAGCATGGTTAAACAGAGGCAGGTCACTTGTGCTTGA
- the LOC140863069 gene encoding stem-specific protein TSJT1-like yields the protein MLAVFQSTIGNLPKELSLPCVGRNNCLNCSPQEIAETFRSWRSDATFYNLSNGNFLALSHELENPVQPRSIVVIDEISCLFCGSLFNTCDLRRHYGLSRQATEAVVIVEAYKVLRDRAPYPADQVVKQLHGSFAFILFDSKDSTLFLARDGDGRMQFHWGTASDGSLVCTDDPNLISVACGNCYSPFPPGCIFINKSGLMSFDHPLHKVVGIPQVDHNGNINAVFFQVDLFTRLPSIPRTGSATNWAGAAVFEGQ from the exons ATGTTGGCCGTTTTCCAGAGCACAATCGGCAACCTTCCAAAAGAATTGAGCCTTCCGTGTGTCGGAAGAAACAACTGTTTGAACTGCTCCCCGCAAGAAATTGCAGAAACCTTTCGTTCTTGGAGATCTGATGCCACTTTCTACAATCTTTCTAATGGAAACTTCTTGGCTTTGTCGCATGAGCTTGAAAATCCTGTACAACCCAG ATCAATTGTGGTGATAGATGAGATATCCTGCCTGTTTTGTGGGTCGTTGTTCAACACTTGTGATTTGAGACGACATTACGGGCTTTCGAGACAAGCTACGGAAGCCGTGGTTATAGTGGAAGCCTACAAAGTATTGCGGGATCGTGCTCCCTATCCAGCCGATCAAGTTGTAAAGCAGCTCCATGGAAGTTTTGCTTTCATTCTCTTTGATTCCAAAGACTCCACTCTTTTTCTTGCCAGG GATGGCGATGGACGCATGCAATTTCATTGGGGAACTGCATCGGATGGATCCTTAGTATGTACTGACGACCCAAATCTCATCTCTGTTGCCTGTGGAAATTGCTACTCTCCCTTCCCTCCAG GCTGTATCTTCATAAACAAGAGCGGGCTAATGAGTTTTGATCATCCACTCCATAAGGTGGTAGGTATCCCTCAAGTAGATCATAATGGAAATATCAATGCTGTCTTTTTTCAAGTAGACCTCTTTACCAGACTCCCCAGCATCCCTCGAACCGGCAGCGCAACGAATTGGGCTGGTGCCGCTGTCTTTGAAGGCCAGTAA
- the LOC140875214 gene encoding E3 ubiquitin-protein ligase RMA1H1-like, whose product MAYQQYFVQEWRPENISACFDCSICLDFARDPVVTLCGHLYCWPCIYKWFNSQTASSKELPQCPVCKAEISEKTMIPLYGRGLSFSKPEQEANTIPPRPSASGIQHLPSHNLHQNEQNTTDSSSTVYSDTVGMFGEMVYARVFGNSQSLYTYPNSYHFVGANTPRSRSQEIQADKSLNRVTIFLFCCILACLVLF is encoded by the coding sequence ATGGCGTATCAGCAGTACTTTGTGCAAGAATGGAGGCCAGAAAACATTTCTGCCTGTTTCGATTGCAGCATATGCTTGGATTTTGCTCGTGATCCAGTAGTAACTCTCTGTGGCCACCTCTACTGTTGGCCCTGCATATACAAATGGTTTAATTCCCAGACCGCATCCTCGAAGGAGCTCCCCCAATGCCCCGTTTGCAAGGCCGAAATTTCTGAGAAAACGATGATCCCTTTATACGGCAGGGGACTATCTTTTTCCAAACCTGAACAAGAAGCCAACACCATCCCTCCCAGGCCATCGGCCAGCGGTATACAGCACCTCCCGTCGCATAATCTTCATCAGAATGAGCAGAATACAACAGATTCTTCGTCGACCGTTTATTCTGACACGGTGGGCATGTTTGGGGAGATGGTCTATGCAAGAGTATTTGGCAATTCGCAAAGTTTGTATACGTACCCAAACTCATATCATTTTGTTGGGGCCAACACGCCGCGGTCAAGAAGTCAAGAGATACAGGCTGATAAATCTTTGAACAGGGTTACCATTTTTCTGTTCTGCTGCATCCTCGCGTGTCTTGTCTTGTTTTGA